ACCTCAATGGTATCTTTTGATAAGTACAGTGACCACGGATGCATTTaacttatttttttaaaaaatagttaCATTAGAGGTtttattttagaataaaattaaatCAACCATAATTTAAAATTAGAGGTTCTATGCATACTATTTGCCTTTTCCTTTTGTACTTTCTTTTCGAAAGATGCCTGTACCGAGTGCTGTGCTCGTTGTGGAACCCGAGGAACAGCGAAAGAATCAAAGAACCGGAAGGATGCGGTATAGTTGAAATGTTGTTGAAGTACGAGGTGGCGTCTAGCCGAAAAtcaaaccacctcctcttctcctttttttctttAAGAAAATGATCGGACCTGGCCCATTCATTCACAAAATCACAATATTATATACTCATATATATACTCAGAGAGTAGAAAATATAACAATATATACATCACAAATTTCTTACAGATTACAATGCAGGTAATGAAGGAGTTATATATGAACAAGACAACGACGAGGATGGATACGAGTTATTTGGACAAGGTATGCTCAACTCCTTAAAAGTATATTTCAATCATTATGTAACTCATACTTAACTTTTTCATGCTTCAAATAAAACCAGAAAGGGGCAGAGAAGTGGAAATCGAAACAAGACAAGATGAGAAAATCAGTACACAGGATTGTGACATCCCTGATCCAAATGAGGTCGTCTATAGCAACATACCAAAGGAGACACATATGCTGAAAAGTTTAGAAAATTGCAGATACTATAATGAAAAAAATCCAGTATGAAAATAAGGACAGCAAAAGTTAGATCAGACTAGCCAATCCAGACACGCCGCCTGAACTCACGAGACTTCGATGAACAAGCAAAGCCAAACCACCACCTCTTCATTCTTAAAAAAGATGATTGGACCTGGCCCATCCATTCACAAAGGTGTGTGTCTCCACGGGGATATTTAACTATTTACCGTTATAACATAGGGCAATTTTTAAAATAGCATTTTTAGAATTGGCGCTACAGATTTAGCAGCAGAGAAATAAATTTGATATGAAATTGTCACTTTTATTCGCGTGGCACACAACACCTCACTCCAGCGTGGATCCGAGTGAGCAATCTCATGCAAAAAGATCATCATGCCCCTCCCTTTTTGCCATAGATTAATGGATGGACGGCTCAGGATAGCTTTGTATTTTCAAGATATTTATTCTTTATTTTACAAAGGAAAAAAGAATGTATATGACATCATCATGATGCCATGGCTCGCAAAGCAAATTGCGCATGGCGCACGGCGCCCGGCTTAGGCCGGCGTTCGGCACGCTGTGTCTGCGCAGCTTCACGCGCTCTACTCCCTGACCGCCGCCCGCTAGCAGGAGTCCGACACGGGCCTGCGGCGCCGTGTCTGCGCAGCTTCACGCGCTCTACTCCCTGACCGCCGCCCGCTAGCAGGAGTCCGACACGGGCCTGCGGCGCTGCGTGGCCGCGGCGCCGCGGGCGGGGCTGGCAGCCTTCGGAGACGCGGACGACTCCGGCATCCTCTACCACCTCGCCTCCGCCGCGGACCACGGCGGCGCTCAACTGGTGTGACTCCACCGCGGCTTCTGCCCCGTTGACACCTCTCCGTCTGGCGCCGAGGTCGTCATCGGCATGGTGGAGCGTGTCGTGGCCACGGACGGCCGCATCGCCGACGTCGTGCCGAAGCGGCGCGACGGCGTGGTGGATGCCGACACCGTCGTGCTCGCGCTTGGTCCGTGGTCCAGGCCGATCTGCAGCGCGCGGCGCACCGCCAGGAGGCTCGCCAGCGGCCGCGCCTTTCTCTCGTCATCTTGGCCCGCCCCCATCCAGAGCGCCGACCGGCACGCGCTTGCCCCGTGGCGGCCCTGTTCGCTGCCGCCTACCTCTTGGCATGTCGCGCCGTCGCGGTCGTTGCGGGCCGCCGCCGAGCGAGCGGTCCGTGCTGCTGGCGTTCCTCGCGACGACGAGTCCCGGGCCCGAGCGCCGCCGTCGCCTCACGTGGAGCGCGTCGACGAGGATGGCGAACGAGCAGGGCGCCTCGCGGATGTGGCTGTCGGCAGGACGTACATGGGCGCTGCACATGGAGTTCTACGGCAGCTGGAGCTTGCATCGGGTACCAGATTCGGGAGAGGAGGAAGCGGAGACCGGAGAAGAGAGGGGATGGAGCAGGAGCTGGTGCCCCTGGCGGTTGGTGTGGAAGCAAAGCAGGCCAGCACGCGTAGCCTGCCGTctgcgtcgccgccgccgggcgCGCACTCCACCGTGCGGTGCTTGTACGGCACCGTCCACCGCGCTGGCTTGTAGAAGGTGGTGAACAGCACCTTGAGCACCAGAATGGCGAACGCCTCGTCGTTCAGCACCTTTTGGTTCCGTCTCCGCCGATGTTGAGGACGACGAGCTCGAGTGTGCCGAGCAAGAGAGCAGCGAGTGGGCCAAAGctgggaaggaggaaggagggagGGCAGGATGGACATTTCATATGGGCCTGCTGACTCCTATTCACGCTAGAGTGAGGTGCTGGCATGCTACGCGTAACGTGTGTAAAAGTGACGATTTCGTATCAAATTTCTCTCTCTACTGGTAAAACCGTAGCACCAATCATAAAAATGCTATCTCAAGAGTTCCATCCGTTATAAtgctaaaaagttaaatatcatatctccaTGGCATGTACCTGCTAGTTGGTTTTTCCATCCGTCATTTTCAACCTTCTCCTCTTCGTGCCCCCTTCTTTCTCGCACCCCACATGCGCCTTCTTCCTTCTCGCGCCTCACCCTCGCCTGCCTCGCTGGCGGCCAcaccctcctcctcgtccttgcccccgccgccgcccaccacccTGCCGTGGCGCGCTAGGGTTTTGCCGGAGCTCCGCGATGAccgccttcttcccctccccctccttCTTCCGTGGTGAGCTCCGGCCATGGACGCCTCCACTCCGACCTAACTCAGCCGCCTTCGCCGCTAACAGGACCCTAAGCCACCCCTCCCACCGTTCCCACCGCCTGGTCGGCCTGCCTCCCCCGAGCCCTTCTCTTCTAAGCCCGacggagttggagaagaagagagggagagtcgaagagagagagagggcgccGTCGCTGCCGGAACCCTAACGCCGCCgccatcttcttcttcgtctCCGGTGTGGGCGCGCATGCACGACGCGGGGATGGAAGAGCGTGGGGAGGCAGGTGACTGATGCAATTGCTAAATTTCAGGCGAGAATGCAAAGGAGTAAATCTGTTCACAAAATCATAATATTGTAGGTCCATTGTGAAATATGATAAAGAAACTAAGGAAACAAATTGCAGAGGACGGAAGCCTAATTAATGACTCGGCAGGTTACACATGAACGTTGTAGGAAATTTATACTCCTACTTTAGTTCAAATGGAACTTGTGACTAGGATGGCTTCCAATCCTCTCTACTACACATCCAAGAGCTTGAGCACGACCGGGAGCCCTTTCGACGGTTGCAGCGTCAGGAAGTCGACCGGCGCGTGCACGTACTCCGGTGCCACCTCGAAGGCGAATCGCCGCAGGATGAGCGCCAGCGTGGCCTTGGCCTCCAGCATCGCGAAGTCCTGCCCGATGCACGACCGCGGGCCCAAGGAGAAGGACAGCAGCGCGTTCGGGTGCGCCGCCGCCCTGCCCATGCCGTCCCGGAACCGGAGCGGGTTGAACGCGCCGGCGTCCGCGCCCCACACCTCCTCGTCGCGGTGGAGCATCGCGATCGGGATCAGCAGGAGGGTGCCCTTGGGCACCTTCACGCCGCAGAGGTCCGCGTCCGCTGTCGCCTGCCTCGCGATCATCGGCACCGCGCCGTACAGCCGGAGCGTCTCGTACAGCACCATGGTCACCTGCGAAACAACATAAGAACATGGCTGTGATGCACATGCACGCTCGCAGGCGGTCACGGTGCGGATATACACCTGCTTGGCGCTAGCTAGCTTAATAAGCTTAAGGTGGAGGGGGCTCACGAGCTTGAACTTGTTGAGGGCGTCGCCGCGGAGGGGCACCTCGGCGCCGCCGCACTCCCGGATCACCTCCTCCCTGAGCCGCTGTTGCCACTCTGGGTGCGTGCCGAGGAGGAACATGGCCCAGGTGAGGAGGTGCGAGGTCGTGTCGTGGCCGGCGAAGAAGAAGGTCTTGCACTCGTCGATGATCTCGTCCATGCTCATGGCCTGCTGCCTATTGCTGCCGTCGTCGCCGGCGGCGTTGGCCTCCAACATGAGGCCGAGCAGGTCGCTGCCGTAGCCCCTCGCCTCCTTCGCAGCGGCGAGGCGCTCGCCGATGATGGCCATGAGCGTGCCCCGCACCGTGCGCTCGAGCTGCCAGCGGC
The nucleotide sequence above comes from Miscanthus floridulus cultivar M001 chromosome 18, ASM1932011v1, whole genome shotgun sequence. Encoded proteins:
- the LOC136521170 gene encoding cytochrome P450 709B2-like; this translates as MGTGGVALVAAAVAVVVVTRLWTVLLHLVWRPYAVARAFARQGVRGPPYRVFVGNSKEVQAMRAATSGDTLDLTSHDYIPRVMPQYRAWMSLYGKVILTWSSSTPALFVGSYDMVKRILSDKSGLYGKPNPGPTILSLMGMGLAFTNGDDWSRHRRVVHPAFAMDKLKSMTGAMAACAAEVIRAWEARAAASGDGEGVTVEVGHQFTELTADVISHTAFGSSYRQGKEVFLAQRELQFIAFASINSVRVPGMQYVPTKANVRRWQLERTVRGTLMAIIGERLAAAKEARGYGSDLLGLMLEANAAGDDGSNRQQAMSMDEIIDECKTFFFAGHDTTSHLLTWAMFLLGTHPEWQQRLREEVIRECGGAEVPLRGDALNKFKLVTMVLYETLRLYGAVPMIARQATADADLCGVKVPKGTLLLIPIAMLHRDEEVWGADAGAFNPLRFRDGMGRAAAHPNALLSFSLGPRSCIGQDFAMLEAKATLALILRRFAFEVAPEYVHAPVDFLTLQPSKGLPVVLKLLDV